Proteins encoded by one window of Dryocola sp. LX212:
- a CDS encoding ABC transporter permease — protein MIFPNKSLTRRPRKRFSGDGIVGGALLAIVILAALISPWLPLPDPLTNSLAELFQPPGTATAGATHWLGTDQLGRDLLSRILSGTRLSLMVVLLAAAIAAVIGTLLGMIAGYVGGWVDATIMRLMDIQLAVPFILLILLVMALFGTTLENIIIIMGVTSWAIYARVARAKTLEIRELEYIEAVRGMGFSTPRILLRHVLPNLATPLIVLLTLDIPRLIVLEASIGFLGMGIQPPTPTLGNLIGEGRSYMLLAQWLVLYPGLVIAALVIGCNLLGDSLLRKTHTRLD, from the coding sequence ATGATCTTCCCGAATAAATCGCTGACACGCCGTCCCCGGAAGCGCTTTTCCGGCGACGGTATCGTTGGGGGGGCCCTGCTGGCGATTGTCATACTCGCCGCGCTGATTTCCCCCTGGCTGCCCCTTCCCGATCCGTTAACCAACAGCCTGGCGGAGTTGTTCCAGCCGCCGGGTACTGCTACGGCTGGCGCGACCCACTGGCTTGGGACCGACCAGCTAGGGCGGGATCTGCTTTCCCGCATCCTCTCCGGCACAAGGCTGTCGCTGATGGTCGTCCTGCTGGCCGCGGCGATTGCCGCCGTCATCGGGACGCTGCTGGGGATGATCGCCGGCTACGTCGGCGGCTGGGTGGATGCCACCATCATGCGCCTGATGGATATTCAGCTCGCCGTGCCGTTTATCCTGCTGATCCTGCTGGTGATGGCGCTGTTTGGCACGACGCTTGAGAACATCATTATTATCATGGGCGTCACAAGCTGGGCGATTTACGCCCGCGTCGCGCGCGCCAAAACGCTCGAAATTCGTGAGCTGGAATATATCGAGGCCGTTCGCGGCATGGGGTTTTCCACCCCACGGATTCTGCTGCGCCACGTCCTTCCCAACCTGGCCACGCCGCTTATCGTCCTGCTGACGCTCGATATCCCCCGCCTGATTGTACTGGAAGCCTCAATTGGCTTTCTGGGCATGGGCATTCAGCCGCCAACGCCAACCCTGGGCAACCTGATCGGCGAGGGCCGCTCGTACATGCTGCTGGCCCAGTGGCTGGTGCTTTACCCCGGGCTGGTGATTGCCGCGCTGGTTATCGGCTGCAACCTGCTTGGCGACAGCCTGCTGCGCAAAACCCACACGAGGCTTGACTGA
- a CDS encoding ABC transporter substrate-binding protein, which translates to MNRPGLKFTTLAVLLALSSSVSYASELTIAQPASAAAMDPGFLKEAATLVDNIFDTLILRDSAMQLQPGLATSWKALDDTTWQFDLRKGVNFTNGEPVNAAAVKFSIDRILDPANHAPTISYIRTIKSVEVSGDYQVRIHTDGPDPLLPTRMSRYPTYIVPPAYLSKVGAAEFARKPVGSGAYTLKEFIPDERVVMQANPDYWRGKPAIDTVTWRPIPEATARITALLTGEVQLVDSVPADLVGALKNKPGIHLEQVKGGGLTIYLGLKNNEKPLNDVRVRQALSLALNRQAYTSQLLHGFATPTGTMAGAKDFGYLNVPAPAQDIAKAKALLKEAGYPDGFTLKFQAPRRYIASAEVGQAIVQDLAAIGVKAQLEVPEWSVYTQQVASGKQADMYMLAWGSTQTLDADAALYPILHSGEPYSTVNSPGLDKLLNASRSTVDSKKREQLLQQIQQEVAKEQPLIPLYREDSLYANGDSVTFKGRADARIPLFDLRVK; encoded by the coding sequence ATGAATCGACCGGGCCTTAAATTTACCACGCTGGCTGTCCTTTTAGCTTTATCCTCTTCGGTTAGTTATGCAAGTGAACTCACTATTGCCCAGCCTGCCTCCGCTGCAGCTATGGATCCGGGCTTTCTGAAAGAGGCGGCCACGCTGGTCGATAACATATTCGATACGTTAATCCTGCGCGACAGCGCCATGCAGCTCCAGCCGGGCCTTGCCACCTCATGGAAAGCGCTCGATGATACCACCTGGCAGTTCGACCTCCGTAAGGGCGTAAACTTCACCAACGGTGAGCCGGTTAACGCGGCGGCGGTGAAGTTCTCCATCGACCGTATTCTCGATCCGGCGAACCATGCCCCTACCATATCTTATATCCGAACCATAAAATCTGTTGAAGTATCTGGAGACTATCAGGTACGTATCCACACGGACGGCCCCGACCCGCTTTTGCCCACTCGCATGAGCCGTTACCCGACGTACATTGTCCCGCCTGCCTATCTAAGTAAAGTCGGTGCTGCAGAATTTGCACGAAAACCTGTCGGCAGTGGCGCGTATACATTAAAAGAATTTATACCAGATGAGCGGGTTGTCATGCAGGCCAACCCGGATTACTGGCGCGGTAAGCCGGCAATCGACACCGTCACCTGGCGCCCCATTCCCGAAGCCACGGCCCGTATTACCGCCCTGCTGACCGGTGAAGTCCAGCTGGTGGACAGCGTGCCGGCCGATCTGGTTGGCGCGCTGAAAAACAAACCCGGCATCCACCTGGAGCAGGTTAAAGGCGGCGGCCTGACGATTTATCTGGGCCTGAAAAATAACGAAAAACCACTGAATGACGTGCGCGTACGGCAGGCGCTGTCTTTAGCGCTTAACCGTCAGGCCTACACCAGTCAGCTGCTGCACGGTTTTGCTACGCCAACCGGTACCATGGCGGGGGCAAAAGATTTCGGCTATCTGAACGTCCCGGCTCCGGCGCAGGACATCGCCAAAGCTAAAGCGCTGCTGAAGGAAGCCGGTTACCCGGACGGATTTACTCTTAAATTCCAGGCTCCCCGCCGCTATATCGCCAGTGCCGAAGTCGGCCAGGCGATCGTACAGGATCTGGCGGCGATCGGCGTGAAGGCCCAGCTCGAAGTGCCTGAATGGTCGGTTTACACCCAGCAGGTGGCTTCAGGCAAGCAGGCAGATATGTACATGCTGGCCTGGGGATCAACACAAACGCTGGACGCCGACGCCGCGCTGTATCCTATTCTCCACTCCGGTGAACCGTACTCAACGGTCAATTCACCCGGGCTGGATAAGCTTCTTAACGCCAGCCGCAGCACCGTAGACAGCAAAAAGCGCGAACAGCTGCTGCAGCAAATCCAGCAGGAAGTGGCGAAAGAGCAGCCGCTGATCCCGCTGTACCGTGAAGATTCGCTTTATGCAAACGGCGACAGCGTGACGTTTAAAGGCCGTGCCGACGCGCGTATTCCGCTGTTTGACCTGAGAGTGAAATGA
- a CDS encoding GntR family transcriptional regulator, which translates to MFDLEKAQRMSLTLQVEARLKSALIVGALKPGARLVTKDIAEQLGTSITPVREALLRLVSSGALDATPAQAFLVPEISLSRYQEIITIRKSLEVMAVTEAVRLMDAEKLERLRQLYDHFRTAKLSANVEQALQANRTFRFQLYDYAQMPTLSVLIEQLWVRIGPCFNYLYPQSQETAQGHHNYDDLLEGLAEKDVNRCVKAVLKSIDDGATILLNQYFC; encoded by the coding sequence ATGTTCGATTTGGAAAAAGCGCAAAGAATGAGTTTAACTCTGCAGGTTGAAGCCCGGTTAAAAAGTGCGCTTATTGTCGGGGCACTGAAACCCGGCGCCCGGCTTGTAACCAAAGATATTGCTGAGCAGCTGGGCACCAGTATTACTCCCGTCAGGGAAGCGTTATTACGTCTGGTCTCTTCCGGTGCGCTGGACGCTACCCCGGCACAGGCGTTTCTTGTGCCGGAAATCTCATTAAGCCGCTATCAGGAAATTATTACCATCCGTAAGAGCCTGGAGGTGATGGCGGTGACGGAAGCCGTGCGCTTAATGGACGCAGAGAAGCTTGAGAGGCTGCGCCAGCTCTACGATCATTTCCGGACGGCAAAACTGTCTGCCAACGTAGAACAGGCGTTACAGGCCAACCGCACATTCCGTTTTCAGCTCTACGACTACGCGCAGATGCCGACGCTCTCGGTCCTCATCGAGCAGTTATGGGTGCGTATTGGCCCTTGTTTTAACTATTTGTACCCGCAGTCGCAAGAGACAGCGCAGGGGCATCATAATTATGATGATTTACTGGAAGGACTGGCGGAAAAAGATGTCAACCGCTGCGTAAAAGCGGTGCTGAAATCTATTGATGACGGTGCAACGATTTTATTGAATCAATATTTTTGCTGA
- a CDS encoding Rrf2 family transcriptional regulator encodes MAFYSAGVEYGIHSLVCMVDSKGNGVEMSVREIAELQGVPYDYLAKIFTKLSKAGLVVSSEGKGGGFTLARLPEQISVLDIVGAIDGPKTIFDCKEIRQRIAVFDDSPPAWACEGICGIRAVMNTAQQRMEEALSQHTILDLARRFYRKAPDEFVVEVQEWIRDKRSQ; translated from the coding sequence ATGGCTTTTTACAGCGCGGGCGTGGAATACGGCATTCACAGCCTGGTGTGCATGGTGGACAGCAAAGGGAACGGCGTGGAGATGAGCGTGCGTGAAATCGCCGAGCTTCAGGGCGTACCCTACGACTACCTCGCCAAGATCTTCACCAAACTTTCAAAAGCCGGGCTGGTCGTCAGCAGCGAAGGCAAAGGCGGCGGTTTTACCCTGGCTCGCCTGCCGGAGCAGATAAGCGTACTGGACATCGTCGGGGCGATAGACGGCCCTAAAACAATCTTCGATTGTAAAGAGATCCGCCAGCGCATAGCAGTCTTTGACGACTCTCCCCCCGCCTGGGCCTGTGAAGGTATCTGCGGTATCCGCGCCGTGATGAATACCGCCCAGCAGCGTATGGAAGAAGCCCTGTCTCAGCACACGATTTTAGATCTGGCCCGCCGCTTCTACCGCAAAGCGCCGGATGAGTTTGTGGTAGAGGTGCAAGAGTGGATCAGGGATAAGCGCAGCCAGTGA
- a CDS encoding NAD(P)/FAD-dependent oxidoreductase produces MKQKILILGAGFAGMWAALSAARLAAMHERSDIEIVVLAPQPELRVRPRFYEEKVETLVSPLLPLFDVTGVKFVQGEAQRIDAEGKCVWYRNAKNESTPEHYDRLVLATGSHLRRDLVKGAAEHAFDLDQLETALRLEQHLSHLGEQPETEARNTVVVCGGGFTGIEVATELPHRLRKILGEGSTPRVIVVERGSVIGGRWSEELREVIREASDELGVEWRLGAEIAEVNGQGIILADGEVIESNTVIWTVGVQANELTQQIAAQRDGQGRLHVNEFLQVPGYDAIFATGDVARAATDDKGNVALMTCQHAIMLGRFVGHNAAASLLGVAPLTYRQENYVTCLDLGGWGAVYTEGWQQDVKLTRAEAKKLKLSITSELIYPPKADRKIAFETADPLAAFV; encoded by the coding sequence ATGAAACAAAAGATCCTTATTCTCGGCGCCGGTTTCGCCGGCATGTGGGCCGCGCTCAGCGCCGCTCGTTTAGCGGCGATGCACGAGCGTAGCGATATCGAAATTGTGGTGCTTGCTCCCCAGCCTGAGCTGCGCGTTCGCCCCCGCTTCTATGAAGAGAAGGTGGAAACGTTAGTTTCTCCGCTGCTGCCGCTGTTTGACGTAACCGGCGTGAAGTTTGTGCAGGGTGAAGCCCAGCGCATCGACGCCGAAGGAAAATGCGTCTGGTATCGCAACGCAAAAAATGAAAGCACGCCTGAACATTACGATCGCCTGGTACTGGCAACCGGCAGCCACCTGCGCCGCGATTTAGTGAAAGGGGCTGCAGAGCATGCCTTCGATCTTGACCAGCTGGAAACCGCGCTGCGCCTTGAACAACATCTTAGCCATCTCGGCGAGCAGCCTGAGACCGAGGCACGCAATACCGTCGTCGTCTGCGGCGGCGGCTTCACGGGAATTGAGGTTGCCACCGAGCTGCCACATCGTCTGCGCAAGATTCTGGGTGAAGGCAGTACGCCACGCGTCATTGTCGTTGAACGTGGGAGTGTGATTGGCGGCCGCTGGAGCGAAGAGCTGCGAGAAGTGATTCGTGAGGCCAGCGACGAACTGGGCGTTGAATGGCGTCTGGGCGCAGAGATTGCGGAAGTGAACGGGCAGGGTATTATTCTGGCGGACGGCGAAGTCATTGAGTCAAATACGGTCATCTGGACGGTAGGCGTACAGGCTAACGAGCTGACGCAGCAAATTGCTGCGCAACGTGACGGTCAGGGCCGTCTACACGTTAACGAATTCCTCCAGGTTCCGGGCTATGACGCTATTTTCGCCACCGGGGACGTTGCCCGTGCAGCAACCGACGACAAGGGCAACGTGGCGCTGATGACCTGCCAGCATGCCATCATGCTGGGCCGCTTTGTCGGGCATAACGCCGCGGCTTCTCTGCTGGGCGTCGCACCGCTGACCTATCGCCAGGAAAACTACGTGACCTGTCTGGATCTGGGCGGCTGGGGCGCGGTCTATACCGAAGGGTGGCAGCAGGATGTGAAGCTGACGCGCGCGGAAGCGAAAAAGCTTAAGCTTTCGATCACCAGCGAACTTATCTACCCGCCGAAGGCGGATCGCAAGATTGCGTTTGAAACCGCAGATCCGCTGGCAGCGTTTGTCTGA
- the yqfB gene encoding N(4)-acetylcytidine aminohydrolase: MNNDITFFARFEADIVTGRKTITLRDEAESHFQQGQRLRVGRYEDNVYFCTIDVKSVLPVKMDELTDEHARQENMTLPQLKQVIGEIYPGLNELYVISFTLVQ, from the coding sequence ATGAACAACGATATTACCTTCTTTGCGCGTTTCGAAGCCGACATTGTCACCGGACGAAAGACCATCACCCTGCGCGATGAGGCTGAATCCCACTTTCAGCAGGGACAGCGGCTTCGGGTAGGACGCTACGAGGATAATGTTTACTTTTGTACTATTGACGTAAAAAGCGTGCTGCCAGTAAAAATGGATGAGCTGACCGATGAACATGCCCGTCAGGAAAATATGACGCTGCCGCAGTTAAAGCAGGTGATTGGCGAAATATATCCTGGGCTGAATGAGCTGTACGTTATTTCTTTCACGCTGGTACAGTAA
- a CDS encoding YdcH family protein, producing the protein MFPEYRELITELKSANPRFLSLFDKHNKLDDEILRREGPQGNGYCEKVMQLKKEKLRLKDELYQMLKQASR; encoded by the coding sequence ATGTTTCCAGAATATCGCGAGCTTATCACCGAGTTAAAATCCGCCAATCCACGCTTCCTCAGCTTGTTCGACAAACACAATAAGCTAGATGATGAAATCCTGCGCAGGGAGGGCCCGCAGGGTAACGGCTACTGCGAGAAGGTCATGCAGTTGAAAAAAGAGAAGCTGCGGCTCAAAGACGAGCTCTATCAGATGCTAAAACAAGCCAGCCGGTAG
- a CDS encoding siderophore-interacting protein: MTSQLNKEKLPKRVKNELKFRKLVVKSKQVVAGCFWRIVFTSEQLNGFASHGFDDHIKVFFPAENGELQMPAITEEGIVWGDGPRPLSRDYTPLAFDAAAGELTIDFYIHDGGVASGWAAEAKAGDTLMIGGPRGSLVIPTEYAYQLYVCDESGLPAVRRRLRSLPDNVTVQVLVNSHHSDTQSYLSEFSHAAVEWLNEASLTERLKTLAIPEEDYFVWITGEGADVKRMSDELITSCNLDSDFVRAVAYWHSK, from the coding sequence ATGACTTCCCAACTGAACAAAGAAAAATTACCAAAACGCGTCAAGAATGAGCTTAAATTTCGCAAGCTGGTGGTTAAAAGTAAGCAGGTCGTGGCGGGTTGCTTCTGGCGAATTGTTTTCACCAGCGAGCAGCTGAACGGCTTTGCTTCCCACGGTTTCGATGACCATATCAAGGTCTTTTTCCCGGCAGAAAACGGTGAGCTGCAGATGCCCGCAATTACAGAAGAGGGCATCGTCTGGGGAGACGGACCGCGCCCGCTTTCCCGCGACTATACGCCGCTGGCTTTTGACGCTGCCGCCGGTGAGCTGACCATCGACTTCTATATTCATGACGGCGGTGTGGCGAGCGGCTGGGCAGCGGAGGCCAAAGCAGGCGACACGCTGATGATCGGTGGGCCACGCGGATCGCTGGTGATCCCAACGGAGTATGCTTACCAGCTCTATGTCTGCGACGAAAGCGGGCTGCCCGCCGTGCGCCGCCGCCTGCGTTCGCTGCCCGACAACGTGACGGTTCAGGTTCTGGTGAACAGTCATCACAGCGACACCCAGTCTTATCTGAGCGAGTTCTCTCATGCCGCGGTGGAATGGCTTAATGAAGCTTCCCTTACTGAACGATTAAAAACGCTGGCTATCCCGGAAGAAGATTACTTCGTCTGGATAACCGGTGAAGGTGCCGATGTGAAACGTATGAGCGACGAGCTGATAACCTCCTGCAATCTTGACAGTGATTTCGTGCGCGCCGTTGCCTACTGGCACAGTAAATAA
- a CDS encoding PadR family transcriptional regulator has protein sequence MRIHNDGHVGPEGKARHRREKLFDAQDIRLLILHCLAGNSAHGYELIKTIEAMAKGEYVPSPGIIYPNLTLLEEMGAICATVESGGKKVWTLTPEGSTFLGQQQQEVDQVIQRLASLGVLGDNRRIPEMQRAIHNFRMALNTRLGKGDLSQETVYQIIDTLDRAAKEIERS, from the coding sequence ATGCGCATCCACAACGACGGCCACGTCGGCCCGGAAGGAAAAGCGCGGCACCGCCGCGAAAAGCTGTTTGATGCCCAGGATATTCGCCTGCTGATCCTGCACTGCCTTGCCGGTAATAGCGCGCACGGTTATGAGCTAATCAAAACCATTGAGGCGATGGCGAAAGGGGAATATGTCCCCAGCCCGGGCATTATCTACCCAAACCTGACGCTGCTTGAAGAGATGGGAGCGATCTGCGCCACGGTAGAGTCAGGAGGCAAGAAAGTCTGGACGCTAACCCCGGAAGGCAGCACTTTCCTGGGGCAGCAACAGCAGGAAGTGGACCAGGTCATTCAGCGCCTGGCGTCGCTGGGCGTGCTGGGGGATAACCGCCGCATTCCTGAAATGCAGCGGGCAATCCACAACTTCAGGATGGCGCTGAATACCCGTCTCGGCAAGGGCGATCTGTCCCAGGAGACGGTCTATCAGATTATCGATACCCTGGATCGGGCGGCAAAAGAGATCGAACGCAGCTAG